The genomic stretch CAGCGGCGCGCAGCGCACCACAGTCCTCGTCGGACCGTGGGTGCATGGCGTGAAGGCCATCAGCCGCACCAAGTCCGGCGAGCGCGAGTTCGGCCCCGATGCCGCCCTCGACTACGACCAGATCGTCCTGCGCTGGATGGATCACTACCTGCGCGGCATCGAGAATGGCGTGGAGCGCGAGAAGCCGGTGCGCGTCTTTGCCATGGGCGCCAACCGCTGGCGCGAGTACGATGCCTGGCCTCCACCCGCGACTCAGACTTCATTTTTTCTGGCCACCGATCAAAAGAAGATGGGCTCGCTCCATTCCAAACCGGTGCGAGCCGCTCGTTCCTTCAGCGAGTTTCTTTCCGACCCTGCCGCTCCAGTCTCTGACCCGTTTGCCCAGACTACCGGTGCGCATGACTACCGTGCGCTTGTCGGCCGCCCTGACGTCCTGGTGTTCGATTCCGAACCGCTCTCGCAGGCCATGGAAGTCACCGGGCCCATCCGTGCCGAGATCTACTTCTCCTGCGACGCGCCCGACACCGACCTCTGGGCCCGGCTGCTCGATGTCGCTCCCGACGGTTCTGCCTTCAACCTGATGAGTCCCGGCCTTGATGTTCTGCGCGCCAGCTACGCCCTGGGCCACAAGCTGGTGCCCGGCCGCATCTACCGGCTCGATTTCACCAACCTGCTCACCAGCAATCGCTTCGAGAAAGGACACCGCATCCGCGTTCAGGTCTCGACCGCGTTCTTTCCGCACATGTCGCACAACCTGCACACCGGCAAATCGGAGATCGACTCTGCAGAAATGCGCAAAGCCACCGTTCGCATCTATCACGACCGTGTGCGACGCTCGCGCATCGTCTTGCCGGTCGTGAGCCAAGGAGATTGACAGTTGTCACCCCGAGAGAAGCAGTGGCTCTTCCTGTTTGCCTTTTTCATCCTGTTGTCCCCGCTCTCCCTCCTCGCCCAACGCGAGCCGGTTCTTAAGCAAATCGATCTGCCGCACTCCTATTACTTCCGCGAAATGTACCTGCCGCAGCTCACCACCGGACCCGGTTCCGTGGCCTGGTCGCCGGACGGCAAATGGCTGGTCTATTCCATGGCAGGTTCGCTGTGGAGACAGCGACCGGATTCCGAGATCGCCGTGCAGCTCACCGCCGGTCCCGGCTACGACTACATGCCTGACTGGTCACCCGACGGCCGCTGGATCGTCTTCTGCCGCTACGACGGCGAATCCATCGAGTTGTGGCTGCTCGACGTCGAGAGCGGCGCGCAGAAGCAGCTCACCCAGGGCTCGCACGTCAACGTGGAGCCGCGCTGGTCGCCGGACGGTTCGCGCATCGCCTACGTTTCGACCGCCTACAACCGTCGCTTCCACATTTTCGTGGTGCACATGAAGGATGGCGAGCCTGCGTCCGTCGCCTTCCCCATCGAGCGCCTCACCGGCGAAACCCGCAGCGACAAGGCTCGCTATTACTACAGCCAATTCGACCACGAGATCAGCCCCGCGTGGTCGCCCGACGGCAAACAGCTCCTCTTCGTCTCCAATCGTGGACACTTCTACGGAACCGGCGGTTTCTGGCTCATGCCGGCAGAGCCCGGCGCGGAAGCCCGCGAGATTCATCGTGAAGAAACCACCTGGAAGGCGCGGCCCGACTGGTCACGCGACGGGAAGCGGCTGGTCTTCAGTTCCTATCTCGGCGGCCAGTGGCATCAGCTCTGGGTGATGCGCGCCGAAGGCGGGTCTTCTT from Terriglobales bacterium encodes the following:
- a CDS encoding CocE/NonD family hydrolase, which produces MRVRITVLAFFLVLVAFPASSQDDFIREPDVAVPMRDGVVLRADVWRPRGPGPFPTLVYRTPYSRREAVESYTIFRSAVERGYAVVIQDVRGRYDSGGEYVAYRNEGRDGYDTIEWAAAQPWSNGKVGTFGLSYPGAVQWLAALESPPHLVAMVPAMTYHTPRNFFYSGGVFDLSWIGWIWNNIAPDTRARKNLPGPRTDDEVAAEWERSRDRMRHHLPLSTLPDLKDVAPFYYEWMRHPPADSWWDWAELRGNFGKTQAAVLNLSGWHDEAYGPDGAVNNFAGLVAARSGAQRTTVLVGPWVHGVKAISRTKSGEREFGPDAALDYDQIVLRWMDHYLRGIENGVEREKPVRVFAMGANRWREYDAWPPPATQTSFFLATDQKKMGSLHSKPVRAARSFSEFLSDPAAPVSDPFAQTTGAHDYRALVGRPDVLVFDSEPLSQAMEVTGPIRAEIYFSCDAPDTDLWARLLDVAPDGSAFNLMSPGLDVLRASYALGHKLVPGRIYRLDFTNLLTSNRFEKGHRIRVQVSTAFFPHMSHNLHTGKSEIDSAEMRKATVRIYHDRVRRSRIVLPVVSQGD
- a CDS encoding DPP IV N-terminal domain-containing protein, which produces MSPREKQWLFLFAFFILLSPLSLLAQREPVLKQIDLPHSYYFREMYLPQLTTGPGSVAWSPDGKWLVYSMAGSLWRQRPDSEIAVQLTAGPGYDYMPDWSPDGRWIVFCRYDGESIELWLLDVESGAQKQLTQGSHVNVEPRWSPDGSRIAYVSTAYNRRFHIFVVHMKDGEPASVAFPIERLTGETRSDKARYYYSQFDHEISPAWSPDGKQLLFVSNRGHFYGTGGFWLMPAEPGAEAREIHREETTWKARPDWSRDGKRLVFSSYLGGQWHQLWVMRAEGGSSFPLTYGDFDNTAARWSPDGSRIAFISNRTGNTSLWIIDVPGGAQRQLTTRERKYLRPMGKLRITVLDAAGRPTGARVSVTDSEGRAYAPDDAWMHADDGFVRAQRRFEAHYFDTAGQSDLTVPAGRFEVEVMKGFEHRAERRRADVSAER